From Nitrobacter sp. NHB1, a single genomic window includes:
- a CDS encoding IS5 family transposase, translating into MGQLSFASLDYAAKKKRTKRDVFLAEMAGVVPWVALEALIEPHYPKAGPSGGRRPFPLAVMLRIYCLQQWYNLSDPGAEEVLYDICSMRTFAGLELGRDTIPDETTILNFRHLLERHELTKAIFVAIAEFLEIRGALLRGGTIIDATLIAASPSTKNKAQKRDPEMRSSKKGNQWSFGMKAHIGVDATSGLVHTAGVTTGSVHDAKVMDNLIREDDRAVYGDKGYANDRKQRQAEAAGVLWAVKAKAKPGRPLSISQRRRNRRFGKIRAKVEHVFRVMKYQFGYRKVRYRGIAKNGAQVFALLALTNLFLARRTLASA; encoded by the coding sequence ATGGGCCAGCTGAGTTTCGCGTCGCTCGATTATGCGGCCAAGAAGAAGCGCACGAAGCGAGATGTGTTTTTGGCTGAGATGGCAGGCGTGGTGCCTTGGGTCGCGCTCGAAGCTTTGATCGAGCCGCATTATCCCAAGGCGGGTCCGAGTGGCGGTCGGCGACCATTTCCATTGGCGGTGATGCTACGGATTTATTGCTTGCAGCAGTGGTACAACCTCTCTGATCCCGGCGCGGAAGAAGTGCTTTACGACATTTGCTCGATGCGCACGTTCGCGGGTCTGGAGCTCGGACGCGACACCATCCCCGATGAGACGACCATCTTGAACTTCCGGCATCTGCTGGAGCGTCACGAGTTGACGAAGGCGATATTCGTCGCGATTGCAGAGTTTCTGGAGATTCGCGGTGCTCTGCTGCGTGGCGGCACCATCATCGACGCGACGCTGATCGCGGCATCGCCATCGACGAAGAACAAGGCACAGAAGCGCGACCCCGAGATGCGCTCATCGAAGAAGGGCAACCAGTGGTCCTTTGGCATGAAGGCCCACATCGGTGTCGATGCGACAAGCGGGCTCGTGCACACCGCGGGCGTGACCACAGGCAGTGTGCATGACGCCAAGGTCATGGACAATCTGATCCGCGAGGATGATCGTGCGGTGTATGGCGACAAGGGATATGCCAACGACCGCAAACAACGACAGGCGGAAGCAGCGGGTGTTCTGTGGGCCGTGAAGGCGAAAGCGAAGCCCGGACGCCCGCTGTCGATATCGCAACGCCGGCGCAATCGCCGCTTCGGAAAAATCCGCGCCAAGGTCGAGCACGTGTTCCGGGTGATGAAATACCAGTTCGGCTATCGCAAGGTTCGCTATCGCGGCATCGCCAAAAACGGCGCACAGGTCTTCGCGTTGCTCGCGCTCACAAACCTATTCCTTGCCCGCAGGACACTTGCGTCCGCTTGA
- a CDS encoding IS630 family transposase (programmed frameshift), protein MSPLPLRADFNAQTTRSAARRSKDGPQARRLLALAAIYDGATRTEAARIGGVGVQIVRDWVMKFNALGPDGLFDRKAPGQPSRLKDEHRQALAAVIESGPIPAHGVIRWRIVDLCQWLYEEFRVTVSRQTLSRELRGMGYRKLSARPRHHAQAEGAIENFKKPFPARVAEIAKDKSVDPADIEIWFGDEARIGQKNKITRRWARRGTRPSAPRDQRTASTYIFGAICPKGGKGAALVLPACNTEAMNLHLAEIATEVAPGKRAILLLDQAGWHLSSRLIVPPNITILPLPAKCPELNPQENVWQFMRDNWLSNRVFKSYENIVDHCCYAWNRLIDQPWRIMFIGMRDWAYRS, encoded by the exons ATGTCGCCGCTGCCACTCCGGGCCGATTTCAACGCGCAGACGACACGGTCCGCTGCCAGGCGGTCGAAAGACGGGCCGCAGGCGCGGCGACTTCTGGCTCTGGCCGCGATCTACGACGGTGCGACGCGGACGGAAGCAGCCAGGATCGGCGGAGTGGGGGTGCAAATTGTTCGCGACTGGGTGATGAAGTTCAATGCCCTCGGACCGGACGGCCTTTTCGATCGCAAGGCGCCCGGGCAGCCGTCCCGGCTCAAGGACGAGCATCGTCAGGCGTTGGCCGCCGTGATCGAAAGCGGGCCGATCCCTGCTCACGGCGTTATCCGTTGGCGCATCGTCGATCTCTGCCAGTGGCTGTATGAGGAGTTCAGGGTCACAGTCTCCAGGCAAACTCTGAGCCGGGAACTGCGAGGCATGGGCTATCGCAAGCTCTCCGCCCGTCCGCGCCATCATGCGCAAGCCGAGGGCGCGATCGAGAATTTTAAAAAAC CCTTCCCAGCCCGAGTGGCGGAAATTGCGAAGGACAAGAGCGTCGATCCAGCCGATATAGAAATATGGTTTGGCGACGAGGCGCGCATCGGCCAGAAGAACAAGATCACGCGACGTTGGGCGCGGCGCGGAACGCGGCCTTCGGCGCCGCGCGACCAGCGAACCGCCTCCACTTACATCTTCGGCGCGATCTGCCCGAAGGGCGGCAAGGGCGCAGCCCTCGTCCTGCCCGCATGCAACACCGAGGCGATGAACCTGCATCTGGCCGAAATCGCGACCGAGGTCGCGCCAGGCAAGCGTGCCATCTTGCTGCTCGACCAGGCCGGCTGGCATCTGTCAAGCCGGTTGATCGTTCCACCCAACATCACGATCCTGCCGCTGCCAGCGAAATGCCCGGAACTTAATCCGCAGGAAAATGTCTGGCAGTTCATGCGCGACAATTGGTTGTCGAACCGCGTGTTCAAGTCCTACGAAAATATCGTCGATCACTGCTGCTATGCCTGGAACAGGCTAATCGATCAGCCTTGGCGCATTATGTTCATCGGAATGCGTGATTGGGCGTACCGGTCTTGA